In Candidatus Defluviilinea proxima, a single genomic region encodes these proteins:
- a CDS encoding NUDIX hydrolase: MKYSSLASSHPKLFDNENALIKIISDENVISNWQEQRRIDLQKQGVSQDRADIGILLEDYSLLVLRDLVEFPGGYRNGYILIYNRAYLEGGAAGVVVLPEKDGKLLLFRHYRHATRMYHWEIPRGFGESGVDAKSQAIVEVKEEISGDVSEIFELGVVYNNTGLEGNPINLFFARMASVGEMQLEEGIEKPIWVSVPELEKMIADSEITDGFTIAAYTKAKLKGLI; this comes from the coding sequence ATGAAATATTCTTCGTTAGCGAGCTCTCACCCTAAATTGTTTGATAATGAAAACGCCTTGATAAAAATAATATCTGATGAAAATGTGATTTCCAACTGGCAGGAACAAAGACGAATCGACTTGCAAAAGCAGGGAGTTTCGCAAGATAGGGCGGATATTGGTATTCTTCTTGAAGATTACAGCCTGTTGGTGTTACGCGATCTTGTGGAATTCCCAGGTGGATATAGAAATGGATATATCCTAATTTATAACCGTGCCTACTTGGAAGGAGGTGCTGCAGGTGTAGTTGTGTTGCCTGAAAAGGATGGAAAACTGCTTCTTTTTCGACACTATCGCCATGCCACCCGCATGTATCATTGGGAAATTCCAAGAGGTTTTGGGGAATCAGGTGTTGACGCAAAATCCCAAGCAATAGTTGAAGTAAAAGAAGAAATCAGTGGAGATGTCTCTGAGATATTTGAGCTTGGAGTTGTTTACAACAACACAGGCCTTGAAGGGAATCCAATTAATCTCTTTTTTGCGCGGATGGCTTCGGTTGGCGAAATGCAATTAGAAGAAGGTATTGAAAAACCAATTTGGGTCTCTGTCCCCGAACTTGAAAAAATGATTGCTGATAGCGAAATCACTGACGGATTCACCATTGCTGCGTACACCAAAGCCAAACTCAAAGGATTGATCTGA